In Acidimicrobiales bacterium, the DNA window CGGCCTCGAGGCCGAGCATCCCCACGCCGGCGCCCGCGCGATGCCGGCGTCGCCCGGGGGCCCTGAGGTGTGGCTCCTCGGGTCGAGCTCGTACAGCTCCGCCCTCGCCGCCGCCCTCGGCGTGTCGTTCTGCTTCGCCCACTTCATCACGCCCGCCTACGGGCACCTGGTCGTCGACCGCTACCGGCGCTCGTTCACGCCGTGCGGCGCCGCAGGGCTGACCGGGCCGCGAGCGGCGCTGGCCGTCTCGGTCATCTGCGCCGACACCGACGCCGAGGCCGAGCGCCTGGCGACCAGCCAAGCGGTGTGGCGTCTCGGAAGCGACGACGACCGCGGCCCCCTGCCGTCGCCCGAGGACGCAGCCGTCGTCCTCGGCGGGCTCGACCGGGTGGCCCGGGCCCGGGTCGCCCAGGCGCGGGAGCGGGTGCTGGTCGGCGGGGTGGAGCGCGTGAGGCGGGAGATCGGCGCGCTGGCAGCGGCCTTCGGCGTGGACGAGACGATCGTCGTCACCGTGGTGCACGACCCCGTGGCACGCCGTCGCTCCTACGAGCTGCTGGCCGGCGCCTTCGACCTCGGGCCCGGAGTGGTGGGCGACGACGGGTAGCGGGGCCCGGCGGGGCCCGGCGGCGCCCCGCCGCCGCCGGCGGTCCCTCAGTGGACCGCTTTGGTGACCTTGCCCGCCCTGATGCACGACGTGCACACGTGCACGCGCTTGGTGGTGCCGTCGACGATGGCGCGAACCCGCTGGATGTTGGGGTTCCAGCGACGCTTGGTGCGCCGGTGGGAGTGACTGATGCTCATGCCGAAGGAGGGATGCTTCCCACAGACGTCGCAGACCGCTGCCATGCGGAGGACGTTACTACCATCGGCTCCGGTGGAGACCTTGGAGCGGCTGGGAGCCGAGCAGGTGCGCGCCGTGGTCACGGCCTACCGGGACGCCCTGAGGACCCATCAGGAGGCGGTGAACCGCCTGAACGTGTACCCCGTCCCCGACGGCGACACCGGTACGAACATGGCACTCACGGTTGAGTCGGTCGTCGGCGAGCTCGACGGCACCGACGACATGGCCTCCACCTGCAAGGCCATCGCCCACGGTTCGCTCATGGGCGCCCGTGGCAACTCCGGGGTGATCCTGTGCCAGCTCCTGCGGGGACTGTCGGACGCCTGGAAGGCATCAGACTCCGTCGGTCCAACGGAGATCGCCGACTCGTTGCGACGGGCCAGCGACGCCGCCTACCGGGCCGTGATGCACCCGGTGGAGGGGACCATCCTCACGGTGGCGGCGGCCGCTGCGAGCGGCGCCTCCGAGGCAGTGGCGGCCGGCAAGGAGCTGTGCGACGTGCTCCAGACGGCGCGGGCGGCGGCGGCCGAGGCATTGAAACGCACGCCCGAGATGCTGGCGGTGCTGAAGGAGGCGGGGGTGGTCGACGCCGGCGGCGCCGGTTTCGTGCTCCTGTTGGATGCGCTCCTGCACGTGGTCACCGGTCGACCGCTGCCCGAGGCGCCGCCCGTTCCCGCCGACAGCGCGTCCGCCTCCGTGCCGGTGTCGCCGTTGCCGTCCACGCGCGGCGCCGACGCCACCGAGGACGGGCCGCGCTACGAGGTCATGTACCTGCTCGAGGTGGCCGACGACGCCATCCCCGGCTTCAAGCGCGCCTGGAGCGACATCGGAGACTCCATCGTGGTCGTCGGCGGCGAGGGCACGTGGAACTGCCACATCCACACCGACGACATCGGCGGGGCGGTCGAGGCCGGCCTCGACGTCGGTGGCCGCCCCCGTCGCATCCACGTCACGGACCTCCACGAACAGGTCGAGGAGCAGCGCTGGGTCCGGGAGGGAACCGGCCCGGCCGAGGCCGACGCCCCGTCGGCGCGCACCGCCGTCGTGGCCGTGGCCAGCGGCGCGGGCGTGGCCCGGATCTT includes these proteins:
- the rpmB gene encoding 50S ribosomal protein L28, whose product is MAAVCDVCGKHPSFGMSISHSHRRTKRRWNPNIQRVRAIVDGTTKRVHVCTSCIRAGKVTKAVH
- a CDS encoding DAK2 domain-containing protein, producing the protein METLERLGAEQVRAVVTAYRDALRTHQEAVNRLNVYPVPDGDTGTNMALTVESVVGELDGTDDMASTCKAIAHGSLMGARGNSGVILCQLLRGLSDAWKASDSVGPTEIADSLRRASDAAYRAVMHPVEGTILTVAAAAASGASEAVAAGKELCDVLQTARAAAAEALKRTPEMLAVLKEAGVVDAGGAGFVLLLDALLHVVTGRPLPEAPPVPADSASASVPVSPLPSTRGADATEDGPRYEVMYLLEVADDAIPGFKRAWSDIGDSIVVVGGEGTWNCHIHTDDIGGAVEAGLDVGGRPRRIHVTDLHEQVEEQRWVREGTGPAEADAPSARTAVVAVASGAGVARIFRSLGAARVVAGGQSMNPSTAEILEAVDGVSADEVVVLPNNSNIVPVAEQVGALTAKIVRVVPTRAVAEGMAALLDYDGNEDAAANAKAMGAAAGRVTPGEVTRAVRASSSSAGPIAEGDWLGLSATGIEVVAPSVAEAATALLDCLVSAGHELVTVLEGEDADPADTRAIHDWLEHHRPGVATEVHDGGQPLYPFLFSIE
- a CDS encoding MsnO8 family LLM class oxidoreductase gives rise to the protein MSGAGHLRLGVLDQSPVPAGATGADALRDTVALAGAAEALGYSRYWLAEHHNTTGLAGTAPEVLAARVASATSTIRVGAGGVLLSHYSSLKVAEAFRVLQALFPDRIDLGIGRTAGADEVATSALQAGPESFGDEHFPRRVADLIAYLGGGLEAEHPHAGARAMPASPGGPEVWLLGSSSYSSALAAALGVSFCFAHFITPAYGHLVVDRYRRSFTPCGAAGLTGPRAALAVSVICADTDAEAERLATSQAVWRLGSDDDRGPLPSPEDAAVVLGGLDRVARARVAQARERVLVGGVERVRREIGALAAAFGVDETIVVTVVHDPVARRRSYELLAGAFDLGPGVVGDDG